A genome region from Sphingobium sp. WTD-1 includes the following:
- the rlmN gene encoding 23S rRNA (adenine(2503)-C(2))-methyltransferase RlmN, with protein sequence MHSAANPIMPIPGLIDPVPVPRAVTPREDGRVDMLGLTRAQMKGVLEEAGLDQKAAKLRSKQLFHWLYHRGETDFEKMTDLAKPMRLWMAERFIVGRPQVVEAQVSNDGTRKWLLRSDDGQDYEMVFIPDADRGTLCVSSQVGCTLNCSFCHTGTMRLVRNLTPGEIVGQVMLARDALGEWPKGSMASANDDETDEDSQYTADGRMLTNIVMMGMGEPLYNFDHVRDALKLVMDGDGLALSKRRITLSTSGVVPMMARAAEEIGVNLAVSLHAVTKEVRDELVPLNRKYGIEELLQACADYPKANNARRITFEYVMIKDKNDSDADAHELVRLIRKYKLPAKVNLIPFNPWPGTDYECSSPERIRAFSTIVFEGGISAPVRTPRGRDIMAACGQLKSASEKKSKAELKRLAEEKQAALG encoded by the coding sequence ATGCATTCCGCCGCCAATCCCATCATGCCGATTCCCGGCCTTATCGACCCTGTGCCCGTGCCCCGCGCGGTGACGCCCCGTGAGGACGGGCGCGTCGACATGCTGGGCCTGACCCGCGCCCAGATGAAGGGCGTGCTGGAAGAAGCCGGACTCGACCAGAAGGCCGCCAAGCTGCGGTCCAAGCAGCTGTTTCATTGGCTCTATCATCGCGGCGAGACCGATTTCGAGAAGATGACCGACCTGGCCAAGCCGATGCGGCTGTGGATGGCGGAACGCTTCATCGTCGGCCGGCCGCAGGTGGTGGAAGCGCAGGTGTCGAACGACGGCACCCGCAAATGGCTGCTCCGTTCGGACGATGGCCAGGATTATGAAATGGTCTTCATCCCCGATGCGGATCGCGGCACCTTGTGCGTGTCGAGCCAGGTCGGCTGCACGCTCAATTGCAGCTTCTGCCACACCGGCACGATGCGACTGGTGCGCAACCTGACGCCGGGCGAGATCGTGGGCCAGGTCATGCTGGCGCGCGACGCGTTGGGCGAATGGCCCAAGGGCAGCATGGCCAGCGCCAATGACGACGAAACGGACGAGGATTCGCAATATACCGCGGACGGCCGCATGCTCACCAACATCGTGATGATGGGCATGGGCGAGCCGCTCTATAATTTCGACCATGTCCGCGACGCGCTCAAGCTGGTGATGGACGGCGATGGCCTGGCCCTGTCGAAGCGGCGCATCACCCTGTCGACCAGCGGCGTCGTGCCGATGATGGCGCGCGCGGCCGAGGAAATCGGCGTGAACCTGGCGGTCTCGCTCCATGCCGTGACCAAGGAAGTGCGCGACGAGCTGGTGCCGCTCAACCGCAAATATGGCATCGAGGAACTGCTTCAGGCCTGTGCCGATTATCCCAAGGCGAACAATGCCCGGCGCATCACGTTCGAATATGTGATGATCAAGGACAAGAATGACAGCGATGCCGACGCGCATGAGCTGGTCCGCCTGATCCGCAAGTACAAGCTGCCGGCCAAGGTCAACCTGATCCCGTTCAACCCCTGGCCGGGCACCGACTATGAATGTTCGAGCCCGGAACGGATCCGCGCGTTCAGCACGATCGTGTTCGAGGGCGGCATTTCCGCGCCGGTGCGCACGCCGCGCGGCCGCGACATCATGGCGGCCTGTGGCCAGCTCAAGTCGGCGAGCGAGAAGAAGAGCAAGGCGGAACTGAAGCGCCTGGCAGAAGAGAAGCAAGCCGCGCTCGGATAA
- a CDS encoding porin family protein, whose amino-acid sequence MKTVIFAAIAAAAVATPAFAQDDTAFAGPRAEVLVGYDKLDSNSNGLGTMDGVMYGVGLGYDIQNGNIVLGFEGEASDSTASAHGVDAERDLYLGMRVGTVIGGKALAYVKAGYTNARLGVDGFGSEVGDGVRVGAGVEYKLGGQLFAKGEYRYSNYERDFERHQIVAGVGIRF is encoded by the coding sequence ATGAAGACTGTGATTTTCGCAGCGATTGCTGCCGCCGCTGTTGCCACGCCCGCCTTCGCGCAGGACGATACCGCTTTCGCCGGTCCCCGCGCTGAAGTGCTGGTCGGCTATGACAAGCTGGACAGCAACAGCAACGGTCTGGGCACCATGGATGGCGTGATGTACGGCGTCGGCCTGGGCTATGATATCCAGAACGGCAATATCGTACTGGGCTTCGAAGGCGAAGCGAGCGACTCGACCGCCAGCGCGCATGGCGTAGATGCCGAGCGCGACCTGTATCTGGGCATGCGCGTAGGTACCGTGATCGGCGGCAAGGCACTGGCCTATGTCAAGGCTGGCTACACCAATGCGCGTCTGGGCGTGGACGGCTTCGGCAGCGAAGTCGGCGACGGTGTGCGCGTCGGTGCCGGCGTGGAATATAAGCTGGGCGGTCAGCTCTTCGCCAAGGGCGAATATCGCTATTCCAACTATGAGCGCGATTTCGAGCGTCACCAGATCGTGGCCGGCGTCGGCATCCGCTTCTGA
- a CDS encoding outer membrane beta-barrel protein, which translates to MKTVIFAAIAAAAAVSAPAFAQDAAPFTGPRAGVTMGFDKAQGEDGFSYGVTAGYDLAVANRVTFGPEVSFGDSTVDGQGFDASRDLAASVRLGYVVTPQILAFGKVGYASSRIEAAGAHTSLEGVRYGGGLEYSVTPNTYISAEYQRTEYEDNFGGRDAGVVGIGFRF; encoded by the coding sequence ATGAAGACTGTGATTTTCGCAGCGATTGCTGCTGCTGCCGCTGTTTCGGCCCCCGCTTTCGCTCAGGATGCTGCGCCGTTCACCGGTCCGCGCGCTGGCGTCACCATGGGCTTTGACAAGGCGCAGGGCGAAGACGGTTTCAGCTACGGCGTGACCGCCGGCTACGACCTCGCCGTTGCCAACCGCGTGACCTTCGGTCCGGAAGTGTCGTTCGGTGACTCGACCGTCGACGGCCAGGGCTTCGACGCCAGCCGCGACCTCGCCGCTTCGGTCCGTCTCGGCTATGTCGTGACCCCGCAGATCCTGGCGTTCGGCAAGGTCGGCTACGCTTCGAGCCGCATCGAAGCCGCTGGCGCCCACACCTCGCTGGAAGGCGTGCGTTACGGCGGTGGCCTGGAATATTCGGTGACCCCGAACACCTACATCTCGGCCGAATATCAGCGCACCGAGTATGAAGATAATTTCGGTGGCCGTGACGCTGGCGTCGTCGGCATCGGCTTCCGTTTCTGA
- the dnaN gene encoding DNA polymerase III subunit beta has protein sequence MKATIERATLLKSLSHVQSVVERRNTIPILSNVLIEASADGAIKLMATDLDLQVVESVSAQVEQAGATTISAHTLFDIARKLPEGSQVSLQAADGKMLIQAGRARFNLSTLPRDDFPVIAEGDLPTSFELPAETLKQIIDKTRFAISTEETRYYLNGIYFHVSDEGSPVLKAAATDGHRLARVTVPRPDGADGMPGIIIPRKCIAELRKLLDEVEGSVQVSLSASKIRFGLGSAILTSKLIDGTFPDYSRVIPTANDKLLKIDPRSFEEGVDRVATIATEKTRAVKMSLDKDKITLSVTSPENGTAAEEVPGAFQGEGFDIGFNARYLLDILGQIDTDIVELHLADAAAPTLIRENDRSPALYVLMPMRV, from the coding sequence ATGAAGGCCACCATCGAACGCGCAACGCTCCTCAAGAGCCTCAGCCACGTCCAGTCGGTGGTCGAGCGGCGCAACACGATTCCGATCCTGTCCAACGTGCTGATCGAGGCATCGGCGGATGGCGCGATCAAGCTGATGGCGACCGATCTCGACCTGCAGGTCGTGGAAAGCGTGTCGGCCCAGGTCGAACAGGCCGGCGCCACCACCATTTCCGCCCACACGCTGTTCGACATCGCCCGCAAGCTGCCCGAAGGCAGCCAGGTGTCGCTGCAGGCGGCCGACGGCAAGATGCTGATCCAGGCCGGCCGCGCCCGCTTCAACCTGTCGACCCTGCCGCGTGACGATTTCCCGGTGATTGCCGAGGGCGACCTGCCGACCAGCTTCGAACTGCCGGCCGAAACGCTCAAGCAGATCATCGACAAGACGCGCTTCGCCATCTCGACCGAAGAGACGCGCTATTATCTGAACGGCATCTATTTCCACGTCTCGGACGAAGGTTCGCCGGTGCTCAAGGCCGCCGCGACCGACGGTCACCGTCTGGCCCGCGTCACCGTGCCGCGTCCCGACGGCGCCGATGGCATGCCGGGCATCATCATCCCCCGCAAGTGCATCGCCGAACTGCGCAAGCTGCTCGACGAAGTCGAGGGTTCGGTGCAGGTCAGCCTGTCGGCCAGCAAGATCCGCTTTGGCCTGGGCAGCGCGATCCTGACCAGCAAGCTGATCGACGGCACCTTCCCCGATTATAGCCGCGTCATTCCGACCGCGAACGACAAGCTGCTCAAGATCGATCCGCGCAGCTTCGAGGAAGGCGTGGACCGCGTTGCGACCATCGCCACCGAAAAGACCCGCGCGGTCAAGATGAGCCTCGACAAGGACAAGATCACCCTGTCGGTCACCAGCCCGGAAAATGGCACGGCGGCCGAAGAAGTGCCCGGCGCGTTCCAGGGCGAAGGCTTCGATATCGGTTTCAACGCGCGTTATCTGCTCGACATCCTTGGCCAGATCGACACCGACATCGTCGAACTGCACCTAGCCGACGCGGCTGCACCGACGCTGATCCGCGAAAATGATCGCAGCCCGGCGCTCTATGTGCTGATGCCGATGCGCGTCTGA
- a CDS encoding EAL domain-containing protein: MAIVRKTDTDAPARTASLLVSLGLAESGTEVAANWLSRSFTHVAALWPLMLLAKLCVAALLGMLSFTRPEHGALLCGVVLIDGLLMLVPRWALFRNLRPHVQNWLMLPALFCSGLSFSLWLAQGNGVAMPSAVPEMAIALLAVCIVGDRRLLGLSYFMGALLVAGIAHAGMVHLGLLASCLAVMAIATLRQAAADRERAIEQHRQDLKAQRSDRLLEEYELSGRGWFWETDRQSRITYISATLAEPLGVEAGSLIGRLLTDIIQQGDRQQGDGERTLGFHLSARTGFADIAVRAAIARDERWWSISGEPVFNEYGQFHGFRGSGTDLTEMRRSQAEVTRLAQYDSLTGLANRVQMLQALEQAVLGSRGKQGECALMMLDLDRFKSVNDTLGHPAGDALLRQVSQRLQRVVGNQGLVGRQGGDEFKVLVHGLHDRNRLGLLAQAIISAVSQPYSIEGTGVVIGVSIGISFCPEDGVTADALIRNADLALYKAKGDGRGVYRFYSADMHADAEDRRQLEQDLRHALTADGLHLVYQPIVSSTTERITGYEALLRWDHPVRGAISPALFVPIAEDSGLIAPIGEWVMRTACRDAAQWDAGIRVAVNVSAMQFANPGFPTTVMQALASAQLAPERLELEITESVFLNDNDGTDAMFTRLKGLGVRLALDDFGTGYSSLGYLKKAPFDKIKIDQSFVRGAAIRGSRNSAIIKAIVSLAEALGMDTTAEGAETRDELDLIRQLGCSHIQGYIYGRPMPAAQVLEGQRTNGVSARSEGFQSSRPERKAMLRTVAVHHDGHVYNGRIRNISATGAMIEGLWNVPEGTQFAIDLSEGQSIDATTRWSREDRMGVEFAAPIDLALLRPQARALAG, from the coding sequence ATGGCTATTGTCCGCAAAACAGATACTGATGCGCCGGCCAGGACCGCGAGCCTGCTGGTTTCGCTGGGTCTGGCCGAAAGCGGCACGGAAGTCGCCGCCAACTGGCTGTCGCGCAGCTTCACCCATGTCGCCGCCCTCTGGCCGCTGATGCTGCTGGCCAAGCTGTGCGTTGCAGCGCTGCTCGGCATGCTCTCCTTCACCCGGCCGGAACATGGCGCCCTGCTGTGCGGCGTGGTGCTGATCGACGGCTTGCTGATGCTGGTGCCGCGCTGGGCGCTGTTCCGCAATCTGCGCCCCCATGTCCAGAACTGGCTGATGCTGCCCGCGCTTTTCTGCTCGGGCTTAAGTTTCAGCCTGTGGCTGGCGCAGGGCAATGGTGTGGCGATGCCGTCCGCCGTGCCGGAAATGGCGATCGCGCTGCTGGCGGTCTGTATCGTCGGCGATCGGCGCCTGCTGGGGCTCAGCTATTTCATGGGGGCGCTGCTGGTGGCCGGCATCGCCCATGCGGGTATGGTGCATCTGGGGCTGCTGGCCAGCTGCCTGGCGGTGATGGCGATCGCGACCTTGCGGCAGGCGGCGGCGGATCGTGAACGGGCGATCGAACAGCATCGGCAGGATCTCAAGGCGCAGCGCTCCGACCGGCTGCTGGAAGAATATGAACTGTCCGGCCGGGGCTGGTTCTGGGAAACCGATCGCCAGAGCCGCATCACCTATATTTCCGCGACTCTGGCCGAACCGCTGGGGGTGGAAGCGGGCAGCCTGATCGGGCGGCTGCTGACCGACATCATTCAGCAGGGCGATCGGCAGCAGGGCGATGGCGAACGGACGCTTGGCTTCCACCTCTCGGCCCGGACCGGCTTTGCCGACATCGCCGTGCGTGCCGCGATCGCGCGTGACGAACGCTGGTGGTCGATCTCGGGCGAACCGGTGTTCAACGAATATGGCCAGTTCCACGGCTTTCGCGGATCGGGCACCGACTTGACCGAAATGCGGCGCAGCCAGGCGGAAGTGACGCGCCTCGCCCAATATGATTCGCTGACCGGCCTCGCCAACCGGGTGCAGATGCTGCAGGCGCTGGAGCAGGCGGTGCTCGGCTCGCGCGGCAAGCAGGGCGAATGCGCGCTGATGATGCTGGATCTTGACCGGTTCAAGAGCGTCAACGACACGCTCGGCCATCCGGCCGGCGACGCGCTGCTGCGTCAGGTCAGCCAGCGGTTGCAGCGCGTGGTCGGCAATCAGGGGCTGGTCGGGCGCCAGGGCGGCGACGAGTTCAAGGTGCTGGTCCACGGCCTTCATGACCGCAACCGTCTTGGTCTGTTGGCGCAGGCGATCATCAGCGCCGTGTCACAACCCTATTCGATCGAGGGTACAGGCGTGGTGATCGGCGTGTCGATCGGCATTTCCTTCTGCCCGGAAGACGGAGTCACTGCCGATGCCCTGATCCGCAATGCCGACCTGGCGCTCTACAAGGCGAAGGGCGACGGACGCGGTGTCTATCGCTTCTATTCGGCCGACATGCACGCCGATGCGGAGGATCGCCGCCAGCTCGAACAGGATCTGCGCCACGCGCTGACGGCGGACGGGCTGCACCTCGTCTACCAGCCGATCGTCAGTTCGACGACCGAGCGTATCACCGGCTATGAGGCGCTGCTGCGCTGGGATCATCCGGTGCGCGGCGCCATCTCGCCCGCCTTGTTCGTCCCCATTGCGGAGGATAGCGGCCTGATCGCGCCGATCGGCGAATGGGTGATGCGCACCGCCTGCCGCGACGCCGCCCAGTGGGACGCGGGGATCCGCGTTGCGGTCAATGTCTCGGCGATGCAGTTCGCCAATCCCGGTTTCCCGACCACCGTCATGCAGGCCCTGGCGAGCGCGCAACTGGCGCCCGAACGGCTGGAGCTGGAAATCACCGAAAGCGTGTTCCTGAACGACAATGACGGCACCGACGCCATGTTCACCCGGCTCAAGGGGCTGGGGGTGCGGTTGGCGCTCGACGATTTCGGCACCGGCTATTCGTCGCTCGGCTATCTGAAGAAGGCGCCGTTCGACAAGATCAAGATCGACCAGAGCTTCGTGCGCGGCGCTGCGATCCGGGGCAGCCGCAACAGCGCGATCATCAAGGCGATCGTCAGCCTGGCCGAAGCGCTGGGCATGGATACCACGGCCGAAGGCGCTGAGACCCGCGACGAGCTGGACCTGATCCGGCAACTGGGATGCAGCCATATCCAGGGCTATATCTATGGCCGGCCGATGCCCGCCGCCCAGGTGCTGGAAGGGCAGCGCACAAATGGCGTCTCCGCCCGGTCGGAAGGCTTCCAGTCGAGCCGGCCCGAGCGCAAGGCGATGCTGCGCACGGTCGCCGTCCATCATGACGGCCATGTCTATAATGGCCGCATCCGCAACATCTCCGCCACCGGCGCGATGATCGAGGGGCTGTGGAATGTGCCGGAAGGCACGCAGTTCGCGATCGACCTGTCGGAGGGGCAGAGTATCGACGCGACCACCCGCTGGTCGCGCGAGGACCGCATGGGGGTGGAATTTGCCGCCCCGATCGATCTGGCCCTGCTTCGCCCGCAGGCGCGCGCACTGGCCGGATAG
- a CDS encoding porin family protein gives MKSITFFIASAVLCFVSAPVFAQDYAPFTGAHAEIITGYDVVDAKGVKSADGLLYGLNAGYDFALGGLILGIEGEISDSTTRLHVAGGKSETDRDLYVGGRIGVPLGSKALAYVKAGYSNARMEYEASDGEGGLIRGGDNGDGLRLGAGLEYRIAEKLFLKGEYRYSDYEAGVSRHQLVTGIGLRF, from the coding sequence ATGAAGAGTATCACGTTTTTCATCGCTTCGGCTGTTCTATGTTTCGTTTCGGCACCTGTCTTTGCGCAGGATTATGCCCCTTTCACGGGTGCTCATGCCGAAATCATCACCGGCTATGATGTGGTCGATGCCAAGGGCGTCAAATCGGCCGACGGCCTGCTCTATGGCCTCAATGCCGGTTATGACTTTGCCCTGGGCGGCCTGATCCTGGGCATCGAGGGCGAAATTTCCGATTCCACCACCCGCCTGCATGTCGCCGGCGGCAAGAGCGAAACCGATCGCGACCTGTATGTCGGCGGGCGGATCGGTGTGCCGCTCGGCAGCAAGGCGCTTGCCTATGTGAAGGCAGGCTACAGCAATGCCCGGATGGAATATGAAGCCAGTGACGGCGAAGGCGGCCTGATCCGTGGCGGCGACAATGGCGACGGGCTGCGGCTGGGCGCGGGTCTGGAATATCGGATCGCCGAAAAGCTCTTTCTCAAGGGCGAATATCGCTATTCCGATTATGAGGCAGGCGTGTCGCGCCACCAGTTGGTGACGGGCATCGGCCTGCGCTTCTGA